A part of Saimiri boliviensis isolate mSaiBol1 chromosome 11, mSaiBol1.pri, whole genome shotgun sequence genomic DNA contains:
- the FAM229A gene encoding protein FAM229A: protein MLPSSTPGPRRATDTCPAPLGPERSPVARARAAASSLGPASASGRASRGLDMSAQEPPQGRRFPIEAGDSRGLAAAPESQDSPEAVATEHNPVRPLRRCPGCHCLTLLHVPIDVYLAMGGSPRARAT, encoded by the exons ATGCTGCCCTCCTCGACGCCAGGGCCCAGGCGCGCCACAGACACCTGCCCGGCTCCGCTTGGACCGGAGCGTTCTCCCGTGGCCAGGGCTCGGGCAGCTGCTTCCAGCCTGGGACCGGCCTCCGCCTCCGGCAG AGCGTCCCGGGGCCTGGACATGAGCGCCCAGGAGCCCCCGCAGGGTCGGAGATTCCCCATTGAGGCCGGAGACTCCCGTGGCCTTGCCGCCGCCCCCGAATCCCAAGACAGCCCGGAGGCGGTAGCGACGGAGCACAACCCGGTCAG GCCGCTTCGACGCTGCCCCGGCTGCCACTGCCTGACGCTGCTGCACGTGCCCATCGACGTCTACCTGGCCATGGGCGGGAGCCCCCGGGCCCGCGCCACGTGA